The following proteins are co-located in the Heteronotia binoei isolate CCM8104 ecotype False Entrance Well chromosome 21, APGP_CSIRO_Hbin_v1, whole genome shotgun sequence genome:
- the LOC132589434 gene encoding deoxyuridine 5'-triphosphate nucleotidohydrolase-like, translated as MPCSEAATPASPPGKRLKGSGPEEPALTFRFTKLSKNAVTPSRGSSRAVGYDLYSAYDCEIPPLGKSVVKTDIQISLPSGCYGRVAPRSGLAANHFKDVGAGVIDEDYRGNVGVVLFNFGKETFKVKREDRIAQLICERIYYPELDEVQVLDDTECGSGGFGSTGQN; from the coding sequence ATGCCCTGCTCCGAAGCAGCCACCCCCGCCTCACCTCCCGGTAAGAGGCTGAAGGGCTCCGGACCCGAGGAGCCTGCCTTGACCTTCCGCTTCACCAAGCTCTCCAAAAACGCCGTCACGCCTTCCAGGGGCTCCTCCCGGGCGGTCGGTTACGATTTGTACAGTGCCTATGACTGTGAGATCCCTCCTTTGGGAAAGAGTGTAGTAAAAACAGATATTCAGATCTCTCTTCCTTCTGGATGCTACGGTAGAGTAGCTCCACGGTCTGGATTAGCTGCAAATCACTTCAAAGATGTTGGTGCTGGGGTTATTGATGAGGATTACCGAGGAAATGTTGGTGTAGTACTGTTCAATTTTGGAAAAGaaacttttaaagttaaaagagaGGACAGGATTGCCCAGCTGATCTGTGAACGCATCTACTATCCTGAACTTGACGAAGTCCAGGTTTTGGATGACACAGAATGTGGCTCAGGAGGCTTTGGATCCACTGGCCAGAACTGA